One Anolis carolinensis isolate JA03-04 chromosome 4, rAnoCar3.1.pri, whole genome shotgun sequence DNA window includes the following coding sequences:
- the nphs2 gene encoding podocin codes for MKAEKKPLSNSREPHGRTREPSVPKGKKEAVERRRKTSKERQRSNERKAMKETRSTLEGDNQVHTSTVVDVDDVVSFEEETEVMALLESEKVEEGLKSAGLGVCEWILVLLSLLFIMATFPISIWFCMKIVREYERAILFRFGRILQGRPKGPGLFFLLPCLDTYYKIDLRLKTLEIPFYEVITKDMVSLEIDTICYYRTENATLFVTTLANLSNAVRLLVQTIAKRFLAHRSLTDILMERKCISQEIKVAVDAITCQWGIKVERTEIKDIQLPAELRESLTAQAEAQRQATVRVIAAEGEKVASESLKMAAEILSQTPSAIPLRYLHLLQNMTAEKSSTFILPLPLDVLNLASGVTPKSIGCSPSSDAPNHPEAPKDKDSPML; via the exons ATGAAGGCAGAAAAGAAACCTCTGAGCAATTCTAGGGAGCCCCATGGGCGAACCAGAGAGCCTTCAGTTccaaaaggcaagaaagaagcagtggaacgcaggcGAAAAACTAGCAAAGAGAGGCAGAGATCTAATGAGAGGAAAGCTATGAAGGAGACCAGGAGCACCCTTGAaggagacaaccaagtccatactTCCACTGTGGTAGATGTGGATGATGTGGTCTCATTTGAGGAGGAAACAGAAGTGATGGCCTTACTCGAAAGTGAGAAGGTAGAGGAAG GTTTGAAGTCCGCAGGCTTAGGAGTATGTGAGTGGATTCTTgtcctcctttctctcctttttatcATGGCCACATTTCCCATCTCCATCTGGTTCTGCATGAAG attgtacGGGAGTACGAGAGAGCCATTTTGTTTCGGTTTGGACGCATTCTTCAGGGAAGGCCCAAAGGACCTG GcttgttcttcctccttccctgtcTGGACACCTACTACAAAATAGACCTTCGCCTTAAAACCTTAGAGATCCCTTTCTATGAG GTCATAACCAAGGACATGGTGAGTCTAGAAATAGATACCATCTGCTACTATCGCACGGAGAATGCTACACTATTTGTGACCACCCTGGCCAATCTCTCTAATGCGGTCCGGCTACTAGTACAGACCATTGCAAAGCGTTTTCTGGCACATCGCTCTCTCACAGACATCCTGATGGAAAGAAAGTGCATCAGCCAGGAGATAAAG GTGGCTGTGGATGCCATCACCTGTCAGTGGGGGATCAAAGTGGAGCGCACAGAAAT CAAAGACATACAGCTGCCAGCCGAGCTTCGGGAATCATTGACCGCACAAGCAGAAGCCCAAAGACAAGCTACAGTGAGA GTAATAGCTGCTGAAGGTGAAAAGGTTGCCTCTGAATCCCTGAAAATGGCGGCTGAGATACTGTCCCAGACACCGTCTGCAATTCCGCTCCGTTACCTTCACCTGCTGCAAAATATGACTGCAGAAAAATCTTCCACTTTTATTTTACCATTACCTTTAGATGTTCTGAATCTTGCATCAGGCGTGACCCCAAAATCCATAGGTTGCAGTCCGTCTTCAGATGCTCCCAACCACCCAGAAGCGCCAAAGGATAAGGATTCCCCCATGCTATAG